A window of Sulfurimonas gotlandica GD1 contains these coding sequences:
- a CDS encoding glutamate-5-semialdehyde dehydrogenase codes for MEKFLEEAKSGSRILSAISGSDKNRILKEMAGALRSKSSELLEANAVDMSDAHKNKLTSALKDRLLLDESRIDAMAVAIEEIAALKEPVGRVLDGWVTEDGLKIEKVSIPIGVIGIIYESRPNVTSDTAALCFKSSNVCVLKGGKEAENSNRAIAKVLQGVLAKNDLPTSLVSLLEDSSREGVAKLIKMDKYVDLIIPRGGAGLIKYVSENATVSVVKHDKGQCHTYIDKDAKLDNAIAIAINAKVQRPGVCNAMETLLVDRAISSLALPQLKKEFDKAHTELKGCLETQAIIEVKHANDKDYDTEYLANILNIKVVDGVEGAIEHIIRFGSGHSESIITEDITTAEKFLNAIDSACVYVNASTRFTDGGAFGFGAEVGISTNKLHARGPMGIEGLTTYKFKIYGSGQIR; via the coding sequence ATGGAAAAATTTTTAGAAGAAGCAAAGAGTGGAAGTAGAATTTTATCTGCTATCAGTGGGAGCGACAAAAATAGAATCTTAAAAGAGATGGCTGGGGCTCTTAGAAGCAAGTCTTCTGAGCTATTGGAAGCTAATGCAGTAGATATGAGTGATGCTCATAAAAACAAGTTGACATCGGCTTTAAAAGATAGACTATTATTAGATGAGAGCAGAATAGATGCAATGGCTGTAGCAATAGAAGAGATAGCCGCACTAAAAGAGCCTGTTGGTCGTGTACTTGATGGTTGGGTTACGGAAGATGGACTTAAAATAGAGAAGGTCAGTATTCCTATTGGAGTAATTGGCATTATATATGAGTCTCGTCCAAATGTAACAAGTGATACAGCAGCATTATGTTTTAAAAGCTCTAATGTATGTGTGCTCAAAGGTGGAAAAGAAGCAGAAAATTCAAATAGAGCAATTGCAAAAGTTCTTCAAGGTGTATTAGCTAAAAATGATTTGCCTACATCTTTAGTATCACTTTTAGAAGATTCTTCAAGAGAGGGTGTTGCTAAACTTATCAAGATGGATAAATATGTTGACCTTATTATACCTCGTGGTGGAGCAGGTCTTATAAAGTATGTGAGTGAAAATGCAACTGTAAGTGTGGTTAAGCATGATAAAGGTCAGTGTCATACATATATAGACAAAGATGCAAAACTTGACAACGCAATTGCAATAGCTATAAATGCAAAAGTTCAAAGACCAGGTGTTTGTAATGCTATGGAGACACTTTTAGTAGACCGTGCTATTTCATCTCTTGCTCTACCTCAGTTGAAAAAAGAGTTTGACAAGGCTCATACAGAACTAAAGGGCTGTTTAGAGACTCAAGCTATCATTGAAGTAAAGCATGCAAATGATAAAGACTATGACACAGAATATTTGGCAAATATTTTAAATATAAAAGTTGTTGATGGTGTAGAAGGTGCAATCGAGCATATTATAAGATTTGGTTCAGGGCACTCTGAATCTATCATAACTGAGGATATTACAACAGCAGAGAAGTTTTTAAATGCCATAGATTCAGCGTGTGTTTATGTAAATGCTTCAACACGCTTTACTGATGGCGGAGCTTTTGGTTTTGGTGCAGAAGTTGGGATCAGTACAAATAAACTTCATGCACGTGGACCAATGGGAATAGAAGGACTTACTACATATAAATTTAAAATTTATGGAAGTGGTCAAATCAGATAA